From the genome of Pyxidicoccus trucidator:
GGCGAGGGCCATCGACTTCCACTTCGAGATGGCGCAGAACCCCGCCTCGCCCGAGGCCTTCTGGATGTACTGCGCCCGGGCTCCCACGGACGGGCGTGGCCGCACCGGCCTCGTCGATGGCCGCGCGGTGCTTGCCCGTCTGACGGCGACGACCCGGCGCGCGTTCGAGGAGCGGGCGTTCCGCTTCGAGTGCACCGCGGTCGCGCCCGCGGTCTGGCAGTCCATCATCCCGGGCGTCACGACCCCCGAGACAGCCCGGCGCTGGCTGGAGACCTTCCCTCCTGGCGGCACGCTCGCCCTGCTCGAGTTCGACGAGGAGCAGCGGCTGTCCTACCGGTACGAATACAAGGCCATCCGGCCAGGGCGCATCTGCGGCGAGCCGGTGTTCCTGGCGGGCCTGCTCGACTCCCCTCGCTCCCACCGGTTCGAGGACGGCTCGGAGATAGACCACTGGCTCGTCACCGAGGTGCGCCAGGCCGTGTACCACTCGGCCATCTGGCTCGAGTGGTGCACGGGCGACGTCCTCATCATCGACAACACGCGCGTCATGCACGCGCGCGAGGCCTTCGAGGATCCGGCGCGGCAGCTCTTCGTGCGCTACTCGCGCTTCCGGCGCTGACGCCTCACAGGTTCCGCTGCAGCCGCTCCTGGGCCTTCACGATGGCCGCCGTGCGCGTCGTGACGTCCAGCTTGGCGAACACGTTCCGCAGGTGCCACTTGGTGGTGGAGAGCGCCACGTTGGAGCGCTCGCTGATCTCCTGGTTGCTCAGTCCCTGCGCGAGCAGCTTGAGCATCTGGAACTCGCGCTCGGTGAGCGGCTCCAGCGGTGCGCTGGGCGGGTCCGCGAACTCACCAGGCCCGGTGGTGCCCACCGAGAGCAGGTCCTGGAACCGCTCGACGTACCGGGCGGGCAGCACGTAGCTCAGCTTCCGCTGGGTGGCCGCCGCGACGATGACCTCCTGCAAGCCCGGCGTCTCGTCGAACACGCCGCGGTTGAAGCCGAACCGCTGCACCAGCGCCAGACCCCGGTTGAGCGCGGCGAACGCCCCCGCGGAATCTCCCGCGCGCCAGTGACACACTGAGATGGCGGCCTGCAGCGCGCTCTCCCGGGACACGTAGCCCACGTCATGCGCGCTGGCGCGCAGCGTCTCCAGAATCGCGTGCGCCTTGCCATGCCGCCCGCGCGCCATCAGCACCCACGCCTGCGCCAGCCCGAGCCGCTCCCACGTCTCGTCGTAGAAGCGCCGCTCGCTCCACTCCCCTCGCCGCATCCGCTCGCCCAGGCCGAACTCCTGCGCCACCGCCTTCATGCGCGCGGGCGACTGCTCCACCAGCGCGAGCCGAACCTTCTCGCCACACACGTGGGCCAGGAAGCGCGTCTGCTGGCTGGCCTCGAGGACGCTGTGCAGATAGTCCAGCAGCCGGTAGGCCTCGGCGTAATTTCCCCGAATCGACTTGATGCGGGCCAGCATGAAGTAGGCGAGCGCGAAGGTCTCGAACGCGGGCGCCTGCGGCAGCAGCGGCAGGGCCTCGAGGCAGAGCGCCTCGGCCTCGTCGAGCCGGTTCTGCTCGTAGCGGGTGTTGGCCAGCGCCGTCGCCGCGTTCACCCACACCGGGTTGCGCCGCCCGAGGCTCGCGCTCGCGAACGCGGCCTCGCAGCGCTCGGCCGCCTCCTTCATGTTCCCCTGCGCCCGGTCCGCCAGGGCGACGAGGGCGTCCGTGTAGCCGACCAGGAACGGGTTGTCGTGCTCCTGCAGCTTCTCCCGCGCGCTCAAGGCGAGCCGGCGCATCGCATCGAACCGGTTCATCCGCAGCGCCTGGTAGGCCTTCGCCGCCAGCACCGCGCCCGCCATGAAGACGTCCGGCTCCTCGTAGCCCGACGACGCATCCAGGTCGAGGCCTGTGCCCGGCGCCGAGTCGGACAGCACCGCGTGCAGCAGCGTGAGGTGCTCGAGCTGCTTCGACAGCCGCTCGCGCTCCAGCTCCGACGACGCGGGCGCCGTTGCCACGCGGTGCTGCGCGTCCTGCAGCGCGGCCGTGGCGTGCGCGAAGCGCCGGGACAGGATGAGGCACGCGATGTGCGCCACGCAGAGGGCCGGCGATCGGATGATCTCCTCCCCCGTCAGCCTCGCCAGCCACTGGAGCACCGGGGCCAGCTCCCCCTCGCGCATCCACGCCTCCACGCAGCGCGCGGTGAGCTCCAGGCACCAGCTCCGGTCGCCGGAGGCAAACGCGTGCGTCAGCGCCTCGTCCGGCATCTGGTGCCCGGCGAACCACACGCTCGCTGCACGGTGTAGCCCCGGGACGCGGTCCCCGAAGTCGCACGCGAGCTGCGTGCGCAGGAAGTCGAGGAACAGCGGGTGGTACCGGTACCACTGGTGCCGGGTGTCGAGCGGCTGGATGAAGAGCTGTCCCCGCTCCAGGTCCGACAGCATCGCCGGCCCGTGGGTGATGCCCAGCAGCGCGTTGCAGAGCTCTCCGTTGAAGCGGTCCACCACCGAGCTCAGCACCAGGAACTCGTACACCGCGTCGGTCTGCTCGCGCAGCACCGCGTCCGCGAGGTAGCGCGCCACATCGTGGTTGGAGCCGATGGCCTTCCTCAGCGCGTCGCTCACGCTCGCGTGCTCGCCCGCCGACAGCAGCGCCAGCTTCACGCCGGCCACCCAGCCCTCGGTGCGCGAGCGCAGGTACTCGACGTCCTCGGACGACAGCGCGGTGCCACACAGGCGCTGGCCCAGCTCACGGATGGCCTCGCCGTCCAGGCCCAAATCCCTGCTGTCCAGCGTCACCAATTGCTCGGTGAGCTTCAGCTTCGCCAGGTCCAGCTCGGGCGGGTGGCGCGAAGCGACAATCCAATGGATGTGCGGCGGCGAGTGGTCCAGCAGGTACGAGAAGGCCCGCACCAGCGCCTGCTCGCGCAGCACATGGAAGTCGTCGAGCACCACGACCAGCTCGCGCCCCAGGTTCCACAGGCTCCGCAGCAGCACCGTCGTG
Proteins encoded in this window:
- a CDS encoding TauD/TfdA family dioxygenase, whose translation is MTTHTSLGAGFGHVVEARQGESLADLAWEPLFERLRRPDGGAVLLRGYAVDEKGFREFTERGGDAFVVHPNLKLRDYVDGERTYATVNRGARAIDFHFEMAQNPASPEAFWMYCARAPTDGRGRTGLVDGRAVLARLTATTRRAFEERAFRFECTAVAPAVWQSIIPGVTTPETARRWLETFPPGGTLALLEFDEEQRLSYRYEYKAIRPGRICGEPVFLAGLLDSPRSHRFEDGSEIDHWLVTEVRQAVYHSAIWLEWCTGDVLIIDNTRVMHAREAFEDPARQLFVRYSRFRR
- a CDS encoding LuxR C-terminal-related transcriptional regulator gives rise to the protein MRSRRNAMGSRQLPSPVAPGAAEGAAPLGEHLSHLLPTKLSPPQTASVLVTRSAPLRRIDRGISGKLVLVTAPLGSGKTTLLTQWYREERVPHLRAWLSLDEQDNAPERFFSYLVGAIRRVAPDFEAYIASQLDAQVALPLDHATTVLLRSLWNLGRELVVVLDDFHVLREQALVRAFSYLLDHSPPHIHWIVASRHPPELDLAKLKLTEQLVTLDSRDLGLDGEAIRELGQRLCGTALSSEDVEYLRSRTEGWVAGVKLALLSAGEHASVSDALRKAIGSNHDVARYLADAVLREQTDAVYEFLVLSSVVDRFNGELCNALLGITHGPAMLSDLERGQLFIQPLDTRHQWYRYHPLFLDFLRTQLACDFGDRVPGLHRAASVWFAGHQMPDEALTHAFASGDRSWCLELTARCVEAWMREGELAPVLQWLARLTGEEIIRSPALCVAHIACLILSRRFAHATAALQDAQHRVATAPASSELERERLSKQLEHLTLLHAVLSDSAPGTGLDLDASSGYEEPDVFMAGAVLAAKAYQALRMNRFDAMRRLALSAREKLQEHDNPFLVGYTDALVALADRAQGNMKEAAERCEAAFASASLGRRNPVWVNAATALANTRYEQNRLDEAEALCLEALPLLPQAPAFETFALAYFMLARIKSIRGNYAEAYRLLDYLHSVLEASQQTRFLAHVCGEKVRLALVEQSPARMKAVAQEFGLGERMRRGEWSERRFYDETWERLGLAQAWVLMARGRHGKAHAILETLRASAHDVGYVSRESALQAAISVCHWRAGDSAGAFAALNRGLALVQRFGFNRGVFDETPGLQEVIVAAATQRKLSYVLPARYVERFQDLLSVGTTGPGEFADPPSAPLEPLTEREFQMLKLLAQGLSNQEISERSNVALSTTKWHLRNVFAKLDVTTRTAAIVKAQERLQRNL